AGCCGCGATCAGAATGGAAGACTGCACATTCCCAGGAAGGGCTCGTGAGGGCGTTTGACGCAGCACTGCGCCAGAATAATCCCGGCTCGCTTTTCTCGTGGAGCCAACCTATTCAAATGCGCATGGATGACATGCAGGCCGGAGTGCGCTCACAGATTGCAATCGGTATCTACGGTCCTGATATTCGTCGGCTACAGGAACTGGCGCAACAGACGGCAGATATTGTCAGCAGGATTAACGGTGCGGCGGACGTCGCTCCCCAGGACGTTGGGACGATTCCATATCTTCATATTGATGTGGATCGAACAGCCGCAGGTCGGCTCAATGTGGATACAGCGGCTATTCTTGATGTTGTCGAGTCCGTCGGCGGACACGTCGGGCCGCCGGTTTCAACGGGTGATGCTTTAATTCCAACCGAAGTGCGGATCGACGCTCCGCAAAGGCGTACTCTTGATGATATCAAACGCCTCCCGGTCGCGACACGAGATGACCAGATGGTTGAATTGTCTCAGGTCGCTAAAATCACGCTGACTGATGGGCCAGCGGCCATCCGCCGCTATCAGGGGGAGCGACGGATGATGGTGCAGGCGAACGTGCGCGGGCGCGATATGAGTTCGTTCGTACAGGAAGCTCAGACGACCGTTGGCCAGCAACTTAAACTTCCGCATGGATATCGTGTTGAATGGGGCGGGCAGTTTCGCAATCTCCAGTCAGCTGTTGCTCGATTGGAGATTGTCGTACCGATTACCTTGGCGCTTATTTTCTTTCTGTTGGTGTTCGCGTTTGGGGATATCTGGGTAGCGGGCCTGGTCTTCCTGAATCTGCCGTTTGCCGCAACGGGTGGTATCCTGGCACTGACAGTAAGATCCCTGCCGTTTAGCGTCTCTGCTGGAATTGGGTTTATTGCTTTGTTCGGGGTGGCGACCTTGAATGGAGTAGTCCTTGTTTCCTGCATTCGGGAAAAACGAGCGGCAGGGTTGTCGGCGCGCGTTGCCAGTCAGGAGGCCGCTGAAGAGCGTTTCCGCCCTGTCATGGCTACAGCTACTGTGGCCTGCCTGGGGTTCTTTCCTATGGCGTTTTCAATGAGCGAAGGGGCTGAAGTCGAAAAGCCATTAGCAACCGTTGTTATTGGAGGGCTGGTGTCATGTACGGCCCTGACTCTTCTCGTCTTACCCAGTCTGTATGTTAAGCTGGACGAATGGAGAAGAAGCCGACTCTAGAGAAAACTCACACAGATAGAGCGAGTATCATCAGATAATCGCTCTATATTACACTATTTACGGAATTTTTTTGTGAACAAAATAGTATTGAAAATATCTTTTACAATTTTAGTCTTATTTTTTCTCGTAGTAATTTTTATTAAAAGCCATCAGAAAAGTCCGACAGTGGACGAGGTTCATGACTACTTAGTAAACTATATTTATAAACCTATTCCTGCTTCCAACGTAGAAACCGGCCTGCATCGCCTGAGGCGCATTGAAATGTTAGAAATGCGTCAGGGCTTAAATCCGACCTTCGAGATAACTGAACTTTCTTGTCAAAAAAAAGGAATTGTAGAAATAAAATATATTTGTCACCTGTCGGTAAAAATTAAGTATAAGGCAAGCGATATAAAATCCACCCTAGAGATACATAGGGATGATCTAGAGCATAATCCGATCAATCTGGTTCGTACCCAGCGGCGGTGAAGCAGGCGGCGGCCTGGCTGTGACAGACATCGTCGATTGCCCCGCACACTGCGTCCTGGAGTGCATTGAGGGTGCGGGGCGCCAGTCGCCTGATCCATGCCTTCATCTTGGCGAAGATGTTCTCGATAGGGTTGAAGTCGGGACTGTAGGGCGGCAGGAACAGCAGGTACGCACCAACTTCCTCTACAGCCTCGCGCGCTTCAGCACTCTTGTGTGCCGGAAGATTATCCAGAATGACGACGTCTCCCGGCGACAGTGTTGGAGCGAGCATCATGCGAGCATAGGCGGCGAACCATTCGCCGGTCATTGGGCCGTCCAGCATCATCGGCGCGGTCATGCCGGACAGGCGCAGTCCACCGATGAACGTCGTGGTTTTCCAATGCCCATGGGGCACAGACATCCGACAGCGCGTGCCACGACGTGACCGTCCCCGCAGACGGGCCATCTTCGTCGAGACGGCGGTTTCGTCGATGAAGACCAGTCGGGCCGGATCAAGGTCAGGCTGACTGTCGAACCAGGCCTCGCGCCGCTCTGCGACGTCGGGTCGTGTCTGCTCGCTGGCGTGCGCCGTTTTTTTTAACGGTCATGTCGTGACGGTCAAGGCAGCGCCAGATCGTACTCGGAGCGAAGCGAACCCCATATTCCGTAGCAAGTTTCTCCGCCAGTTCGACAAGGGAAATGTCAGCTTTGGCTT
This window of the Kozakia baliensis genome carries:
- a CDS encoding IS630 family transposase (programmed frameshift), with protein sequence MTRALSSDLRRRAIAAVSSGMTRRAAAERFGVSASSVIRWVAEWRASGREHALRQGGDRRSHRIEAWSGVLLAAIEAKADISLVELAEKLATEYGVRFAPSTIWRCLDRHDMTVKKKTAHASEQTRPDVAERREAWFDSQPDLDPARLVFIDETAVSTKMARLRGRSRRGTRCRMSVPHGHWKTTTFIGGLRLSGMTAPMMLDGPMTGEWFAAYARMMLAPTLSPGDVVILDNLPAHKSAEAREAVEEVGAYLLFLPPYSPDFNPIENIFAKMKAWIRRLAPRTLNALQDAVCGAIDDVCHSQAAACFTAAGYEPD